ATTTTCACTTGTTAGGGTGAGTGGTTTATTTAAATTTGTACTTATCTCTTGAAAAAGAAAATCAGTTTTTGAGAGTCTTCTGTTAAAATCACCAAGAATGATGAAATCTTGGTTTTCAGCGTCACTTTGTTGTGCCCATCTTTTAATAAGTTGAAATTGCTTAGAGAGAGTAAGACATGAATGCTTTTTCTCTTTTTGCGGACGTTCCCAGCAGCCTGCTTTTAAATGCACACCTAAAAGTCGGATCTTTTTTTGATTGGGAAAAATAAGAAAAGCGTCAAGGCCGGGACGGAGTGGAAAATAGCCTTCAGGATTTTCAGAAAGAGATTCAAGGTCTTTGTTTTGTTCTACCTCAATGTTTAGACTTTTCTTAACGGCAAGAATCTCTTTTTGAGGAATGTTTAGATCTGTTTGATAGAGTTTGTATTGGGAGCTTGGGAATATTTTTTCAGCCGTAAAAGTGGAATCTACTTCTTGTAACAGAATAATATCAGCTGAAAGTTTCTGGGCATAATATTG
The genomic region above belongs to Acetobacteraceae bacterium and contains:
- a CDS encoding endonuclease/exonuclease/phosphatase family protein, encoding MKIVTWNMNWLLSNEALNQYKLPEDIPYRSPKDWAKLQYYAQKLSADIILLQEVDSTFTAEKIFPSSQYKLYQTDLNIPQKEILAVKKSLNIEVEQNKDLESLSENPEGYFPLRPGLDAFLIFPNQKKIRLLGVHLKAGCWERPQKEKKHSCLTLSKQFQLIKRWAQQSDAENQDFIILGDFNRRLSKTDFLFQEISTNLNKPLTLTSENLASPCKGGEYFIDHILINNGLKKNFVPQSLKVQIIKQEDENLILSGHCPVSIKLNF